In one window of Myxococcus virescens DNA:
- a CDS encoding U32 family peptidase has translation MTRRRPEILAPAGDLDSMKAALASGADAIYFGLDEGFNARARAENFSLATLPGTLALVHRAGARAYLTLNTLVFEPELPVVENILRRIAEAGVDALIVQDPAIALVARAVCPQMEVHASTQMTISSAEGARFAKGLGATRVVVPRELSVAEIRRLASETDVELEVFIHGALCMSWSGQCLTSEAWGGRSANRGQCAQSCRLPYDLVVDGQTRELGDVQYLLSPKDLAGVMAVPQLVEIGVHSLKIEGRQKGPQYVATAVQGYRRWVDGVSAGTPDTGALRKDLADMTLSYSRGFSHGFFAGSDHQTLVEGRFPKHRGAYLGRVESVHGRDVRVVDDTEGRPWTGGLGQDDEKMRPDAPVGKVSSPLETETPVAAEVSPRPGMGVVFDDGHPEDKHEPGGPLFRVERKGRGWVLGFGNPGPDLGRVKPGQRVWMTSDPALAKRTEELLGRGEPEGRVPLELTVTGAAGSPLTVLGRARGGHVYSVSSEVALAEARGGGIDEALLRDKLAALGGTPFTLTGLDTSGLAAGLHLPVSEMKALRRRLVAELSEAVARGPVRTVNEGSTLESLRASLRERVQPTPRAVEDVRLLPLCRTDEQLEAVIAAGLPEVELDWMELVGLQRAVERARAAGLRVTIATVRVQKPGEEGYDARIAKLKPDAVLVRHWGAMMHFLERPPAPGETRPALHADFSLNVTNSVTALHLLGLGLDTLTFAHDLDAVQLGAMLEHLPAERFTVTVHHHISTFHTEHCVYSHTLSHGRDYRSCGRPCEKHRVSLRDHKGLEHPVVVDVGCRNTVFNAQAQSAASLVPSLLTRGMRRFRVEFVRESREEASRVLSAYQELLAGRISPAEAVRRAAVHEQFGVTKGTMKVLNPTFTVQR, from the coding sequence ATGACCCGCCGCCGCCCCGAAATCCTCGCCCCCGCTGGGGACCTCGACTCGATGAAGGCCGCGCTCGCCAGTGGCGCGGACGCCATCTATTTCGGATTGGACGAAGGGTTCAACGCACGCGCACGCGCGGAGAACTTCTCGCTCGCCACCCTGCCGGGGACGCTGGCGCTCGTGCACCGCGCCGGCGCCCGCGCCTATCTGACGCTGAACACCCTGGTCTTCGAGCCCGAGCTCCCGGTGGTGGAGAACATCCTGCGCCGCATCGCCGAAGCCGGCGTGGACGCGCTCATCGTCCAGGACCCCGCGATTGCGCTGGTGGCCCGCGCGGTGTGTCCGCAGATGGAGGTCCATGCCTCCACGCAGATGACCATTTCGAGCGCGGAGGGCGCGCGCTTCGCGAAGGGCCTGGGCGCCACGCGCGTGGTGGTGCCGCGCGAGCTGTCCGTGGCGGAGATTCGCCGGCTGGCGTCGGAGACGGACGTGGAGCTGGAGGTCTTCATCCACGGCGCGCTCTGCATGTCGTGGAGCGGTCAGTGCCTCACCAGCGAGGCGTGGGGGGGACGCTCCGCCAACCGCGGTCAGTGCGCGCAGTCGTGCCGGCTTCCGTACGACCTGGTGGTGGATGGCCAGACGCGGGAGCTGGGCGACGTGCAGTACCTGCTCAGCCCCAAGGACCTCGCGGGTGTGATGGCGGTGCCGCAGCTCGTGGAGATTGGCGTCCACTCGCTGAAGATTGAAGGTCGGCAGAAGGGGCCTCAGTACGTCGCCACGGCGGTGCAGGGCTACCGGCGCTGGGTGGATGGCGTGTCCGCGGGGACGCCGGACACGGGGGCGCTGCGGAAGGACCTGGCGGACATGACGCTGTCGTACAGCCGGGGCTTCTCACACGGCTTCTTCGCGGGCTCGGACCACCAGACGCTGGTGGAGGGGCGCTTCCCGAAGCACCGGGGCGCGTACCTGGGCCGCGTGGAGTCCGTGCACGGTCGTGACGTGCGCGTGGTGGACGACACGGAGGGCCGTCCCTGGACGGGCGGGCTGGGCCAGGACGACGAGAAGATGCGTCCGGATGCGCCCGTGGGCAAGGTGTCCTCTCCGCTGGAGACGGAGACACCGGTGGCGGCCGAGGTGTCACCCCGCCCCGGCATGGGCGTGGTATTCGACGACGGGCACCCCGAGGACAAGCACGAACCCGGCGGTCCGCTGTTCCGAGTGGAGCGCAAGGGCCGTGGATGGGTGCTGGGCTTCGGCAATCCCGGTCCGGACCTGGGCCGGGTGAAGCCGGGCCAGCGCGTCTGGATGACGAGCGACCCGGCCCTGGCGAAGCGCACGGAGGAGTTGCTGGGGCGCGGCGAGCCTGAAGGCCGCGTGCCTCTGGAGCTCACCGTGACAGGCGCCGCCGGTTCGCCGCTGACGGTGCTGGGCCGGGCGCGCGGTGGACACGTCTATTCGGTGTCCAGCGAGGTGGCGCTGGCCGAGGCGCGCGGTGGCGGCATCGACGAAGCGCTGCTGCGGGACAAGCTGGCGGCGCTGGGCGGAACGCCTTTCACGCTGACGGGGCTGGATACGTCCGGGCTCGCGGCGGGGCTCCATTTGCCGGTGTCGGAGATGAAGGCGCTGCGGCGCCGGCTGGTGGCGGAGCTGTCGGAAGCCGTGGCGCGCGGTCCGGTGCGGACCGTGAACGAAGGCTCCACGCTGGAGTCCCTGCGCGCGTCGCTGCGTGAGCGCGTGCAGCCGACGCCCCGCGCCGTGGAGGACGTGCGTTTGCTGCCGCTGTGCCGCACGGACGAGCAGCTCGAAGCGGTGATTGCCGCGGGGCTGCCCGAAGTCGAGCTGGATTGGATGGAGCTGGTGGGCCTCCAGCGCGCGGTGGAGCGTGCGCGCGCGGCGGGGCTGCGCGTGACGATTGCCACGGTGCGCGTGCAGAAGCCGGGCGAGGAAGGCTACGACGCGCGCATCGCGAAGCTGAAGCCGGACGCGGTGCTGGTGCGGCACTGGGGCGCGATGATGCACTTCCTGGAGCGTCCGCCCGCGCCCGGGGAGACGCGCCCCGCCCTGCACGCGGACTTCTCGCTCAACGTCACCAACTCCGTGACGGCGCTGCATCTGCTGGGGCTTGGGCTGGACACGCTGACGTTCGCGCATGACCTGGACGCGGTGCAGCTGGGGGCCATGCTGGAGCACCTGCCCGCGGAGCGCTTCACGGTGACGGTGCATCACCACATCTCCACGTTCCACACCGAGCACTGCGTGTATTCCCACACGCTGTCCCACGGGCGCGACTACCGGAGCTGTGGACGGCCATGCGAGAAGCACCGCGTGTCCCTGAGGGACCACAAGGGGCTGGAGCATCCGGTGGTGGTGGACGTGGGGTGCCGGAACACGGTGTTCAACGCGCAGGCGCAGAGCGCGGCGTCGCTCGTGCCGTCGCTGCTCACGCGGGGCATGCGGCGCTTCCGGGTGGAGTTCGTGCGCGAGTCCCGCGAGGAAGCTTCGCGCGTGCTCTCCGCGTACCAGGAGCTGCTGGCCGGTCGCATCTCCCCCGCGGAGGCCGTGCGCCGCGCGGCGGTGCACGAACAGTTCGGCGTGACGAAGGGCACGATGAAGGTGCTCAACCCCACCTTCACCGTACAGCGCTGA
- a CDS encoding prephenate dehydrogenase/arogenate dehydrogenase family protein, which yields MTESIALLGYGRFGRALSGLLLEAGLPHRVFEPRQDDVPDALKAPTLAEAVEGAGLVVLAMPVSGMRSVLEALRPRLSPTQTVLDVGSVKVRPVQVLASVLGRDIPWVGTHPLFGPASLARGDLPRRTVVCPNELHPEAVRKARGLFERIGCEVTELSPDAHDALMARTHVLTFFLAHGLLKAEAGKDLPFAPPSFQPVARLEEYARLEVPHLFGVVQSENPYARDARVRLLDALTQLHLGCESGRSGAPEPVAAPPGLTDVRERVDALDLELVQLLNRRAQLIQQAAHLKAEHGLPLPDAEREASLLETRRQWAEEQGMDADDTEDVFRAVLRFSRRAVPTGSR from the coding sequence ATGACGGAAAGCATCGCGCTGCTGGGGTACGGCCGCTTTGGCCGTGCCTTGTCTGGCCTCCTGCTGGAAGCGGGCCTCCCGCATCGGGTGTTCGAGCCGCGTCAGGATGACGTGCCCGACGCACTGAAGGCACCGACGCTCGCGGAGGCTGTGGAGGGCGCGGGGCTGGTGGTGCTCGCCATGCCCGTGTCTGGAATGCGCTCGGTGCTGGAGGCGCTTCGCCCGCGCCTGTCCCCCACGCAGACGGTGCTCGACGTCGGAAGCGTCAAGGTGCGCCCTGTGCAGGTGTTGGCCTCCGTGTTGGGGCGAGACATCCCCTGGGTGGGCACGCATCCACTGTTCGGCCCAGCCAGTCTGGCGAGGGGCGACCTGCCTCGCCGCACGGTGGTGTGCCCGAACGAGCTGCACCCAGAGGCCGTGCGCAAGGCCCGGGGACTGTTCGAGCGCATCGGCTGTGAAGTGACGGAGTTGTCGCCGGATGCGCACGACGCGCTGATGGCGCGCACGCACGTGCTCACCTTCTTCCTGGCCCACGGGTTGCTCAAGGCGGAGGCCGGAAAGGACCTGCCCTTCGCGCCGCCCAGCTTCCAGCCGGTGGCCCGCCTGGAGGAGTACGCACGGCTGGAGGTGCCCCACCTCTTCGGCGTCGTGCAGTCGGAGAACCCCTACGCGCGGGACGCACGCGTGCGGCTGCTGGATGCCCTCACGCAGCTCCACCTGGGTTGTGAATCAGGGCGCTCGGGCGCGCCGGAGCCTGTCGCCGCGCCGCCCGGGCTGACGGACGTGCGGGAGCGCGTGGATGCGTTGGACCTGGAGCTGGTTCAACTCCTGAATCGTCGCGCCCAGCTCATCCAGCAAGCAGCACACCTGAAGGCCGAGCACGGACTCCCGCTGCCAGACGCGGAGCGCGAGGCGAGCCTGCTGGAGACCCGGCGCCAGTGGGCCGAGGAGCAGGGGATGGACGCGGACGACACGGAAGACGTGTTCCGCGCCGTCCTGCGCTTCTCACGCCGCGCCGTGCCCACGGGCTCCCGCTGA
- a CDS encoding crotonase/enoyl-CoA hydratase family protein, which produces MDGTYKSLRIERNEGVAELVLTGPGKGNAMGPDFWREMPEAIRALDADDSVRVVLVRGEGKHFTFGLDLMGMMESLGPLLTGESNLALERLKLLSLIGDMQQATEGMARCRKPVIAAVHGWCIGGGMDLIAACDFRYCSQDAKFSLREVKVGIVADLGALQRLPRIIGEGHTRELAYTGGDVDAARALRMGLVNEVFPTPEALLEEARATAKRIAENAPLVVQGAKQVMEYCADKSIADGLRYVAVWNSAFLQSHDLAEAFSAFVERRPPHFQGR; this is translated from the coding sequence ATGGACGGGACCTACAAGTCGCTGCGCATCGAGAGGAATGAAGGCGTCGCCGAGTTGGTGCTCACCGGCCCTGGCAAGGGCAACGCCATGGGGCCCGACTTCTGGCGGGAGATGCCCGAGGCCATCCGCGCGCTGGATGCGGATGACTCCGTCCGGGTCGTGCTGGTTCGCGGCGAGGGCAAGCACTTCACCTTCGGCCTGGACCTCATGGGGATGATGGAGTCACTGGGGCCGCTGCTCACCGGCGAAAGCAACCTGGCCCTGGAGCGCTTGAAACTGTTGTCGCTGATTGGCGACATGCAGCAGGCCACCGAGGGCATGGCCCGCTGCCGCAAGCCCGTCATCGCCGCCGTGCACGGCTGGTGCATCGGTGGAGGCATGGACCTCATCGCCGCGTGTGACTTCCGGTACTGCTCCCAAGACGCGAAGTTCTCCCTGCGCGAGGTGAAGGTGGGCATCGTCGCCGACCTGGGCGCGCTCCAGCGGCTGCCTCGCATCATCGGCGAGGGCCACACGCGCGAGCTGGCCTACACCGGGGGGGACGTGGATGCCGCCCGCGCCCTGCGCATGGGGCTGGTGAACGAGGTGTTCCCCACGCCGGAGGCCCTGCTGGAGGAGGCCCGAGCGACCGCGAAGCGAATCGCCGAGAATGCCCCGCTCGTCGTCCAGGGCGCCAAGCAGGTCATGGAGTACTGCGCGGACAAATCCATCGCGGATGGCCTGCGTTATGTGGCGGTGTGGAACTCCGCGTTCCTTCAGTCCCATGACCTGGCCGAAGCCTTTTCCGCATTCGTGGAACGCCGCCCCCCTCACTTCCAGGGGCGCTGA
- a CDS encoding double-CXXCG motif protein codes for MKFYRVHPDTASGYTGSVDAVNKWCLPGVHPCPVCRAGGGAPWLAYPCVDLSSLPRDELKKLSDPWPVSREEFSRLKALIAPLAPSWALLEPGAQFGPCEGKGAGRFGPLFMQDAPTLFVQRAAFERLNAAGVRGLQGALVEVRFRGKAPPELLQLQLELHGLLHQACLPKEREPPCPACGASKQAWPRTVVLDAASLPGDRDVFRHRQGWATVIVSERFVEAVNDLELDGVTFEELEVREG; via the coding sequence TTGAAGTTCTACCGAGTTCATCCAGACACGGCGTCGGGCTACACGGGCTCTGTGGACGCGGTGAACAAGTGGTGTCTTCCTGGCGTGCATCCCTGTCCCGTTTGCCGCGCGGGCGGAGGGGCTCCCTGGCTCGCATACCCGTGCGTGGACCTGTCCAGCCTTCCTCGCGACGAGTTGAAGAAGCTGTCCGACCCCTGGCCGGTCTCTCGTGAGGAGTTCTCGCGATTGAAAGCGTTGATTGCGCCCCTGGCTCCGTCGTGGGCATTGCTGGAGCCAGGGGCCCAGTTCGGACCGTGTGAAGGGAAGGGCGCTGGCCGTTTCGGCCCGCTCTTCATGCAGGACGCACCCACGCTGTTTGTTCAGCGGGCCGCTTTCGAGCGATTGAACGCCGCGGGCGTGCGAGGGCTTCAAGGGGCGTTGGTCGAGGTGCGTTTCCGTGGAAAGGCTCCGCCCGAACTGCTCCAACTGCAACTGGAGTTGCATGGACTGCTGCATCAAGCCTGTCTCCCGAAAGAACGCGAACCACCATGCCCGGCATGCGGCGCCAGCAAACAGGCCTGGCCCCGCACCGTCGTCCTCGACGCAGCTTCTTTGCCGGGAGACCGGGACGTCTTTCGTCACCGGCAGGGCTGGGCAACCGTCATCGTCAGTGAGCGCTTCGTCGAAGCCGTGAATGACCTCGAACTGGATGGCGTGACGTTCGAGGAACTCGAAGTCCGGGAGGGCTGA
- a CDS encoding TIGR02269 family lipoprotein yields MGQRQYCGWPMELECRGWLLLPGLVSLLLVGCASTAPGLASLGEPLSSLECERSDEGACVVLACESGTCGLFDCEDVALEAEAQAAFRPVLAGAFRPPARGVPSFRHWRNLGIRSGSRPRMTFHFRYREGFLPALPRGPGKLVHHHLFPQQPELARWFRSHGVDIHKFTILIPEHIHRQLHSGKGRGGMWNQAWRDFRDSQQGRSMTSEELHRKAVELIFRFELTGPVVPYNAPVSPYQAVPSIRAP; encoded by the coding sequence ATGGGCCAGCGCCAGTACTGTGGCTGGCCCATGGAGCTTGAGTGTCGTGGATGGCTGCTGCTGCCTGGGCTCGTGAGCCTGCTGTTGGTGGGCTGTGCGTCGACGGCACCTGGGCTCGCTTCGCTAGGCGAACCTCTTTCCTCGCTGGAGTGCGAGCGCTCGGATGAGGGCGCCTGCGTGGTCCTCGCTTGCGAAAGCGGGACGTGTGGGCTGTTCGATTGCGAAGACGTCGCGCTGGAGGCAGAGGCGCAGGCCGCATTCAGGCCGGTGCTGGCTGGAGCGTTTCGCCCACCGGCACGTGGAGTTCCCTCGTTTCGCCACTGGCGGAATCTGGGGATTCGCTCCGGTTCACGGCCACGGATGACGTTCCACTTCCGTTACCGGGAGGGCTTTCTCCCCGCGCTGCCGAGAGGTCCCGGCAAGTTGGTGCATCACCACCTGTTTCCTCAACAGCCAGAGCTTGCGAGGTGGTTCAGGTCGCACGGCGTCGACATCCACAAGTTCACCATCCTCATTCCCGAGCACATCCACCGCCAACTCCATAGCGGCAAGGGGCGGGGTGGTATGTGGAACCAGGCGTGGCGGGATTTTCGGGACAGCCAGCAGGGGCGTTCGATGACGTCAGAGGAACTGCACCGCAAGGCGGTGGAGTTGATCTTCCGCTTCGAGCTGACGGGGCCCGTCGTGCCATACAATGCGCCGGTCTCGCCCTATCAAGCAGTGCCATCCATCCGTGCTCCGTGA
- the dnaE gene encoding DNA polymerase III subunit alpha, producing the protein MSFTHLHLHTLYSLLDGAIRMKDLIKTVKEKGMSSVAVTDHGNMFGAIDFYKKAKDAGIKPILGMEAYVAGPKGREDRSEKVSHHLILVAKNEEGYANLRYLSSTAYMHGFYYHPRIDKKVLAEHSKGLFALTACLGGEVTSACFRGDMDHARRAAQEYKDIFDPGHFFLEVQSNGMPEQDKANENLKQLSRDLDIPLCATADAHYIKREDARAHELLMCIASGKTLADGKRMKHSTDKLYVTSPTEMLEFFKDTPEAVHNTQRIAEQCNLELKLGKPMLPTFKVPDSHTPDSFMAELAYEGLRERFKELAATVTYPIDREQYQARLALEIGVIQKMGFSGYFLIVQDFINWAKKMNIPVGPGRGSGAGSLVAYALRITDVDPIPYNLLFERFLNPERVSMPDFDIDFCQDRRDEVIQYVGRKYGEMNVGQIITFGSLKAKSVLRDVCRVFALPFSEGDRIAKLVPEVLNITLREAIEMEPRLKEMMETPSNIGEVEGKPVTTRDVLEIALALEGLHRQPGMHAAGVVIADKPLWEFVPVYQPPGEKTLITQFAKDEVEAAGLVKFDFLGLKTLTVIQHALDLVKRNHGKDIPRHEIPLNDEKTWELMAKGDTAGIFQMESSGFTEMVVKLKPNCFEDVIAAGALYRPGPLDSGMVDVFINRKHGREKVSYPHPALEPVLKDTYGVIVYQEQVMQISQVLGGYTLGRADLLRRAMGKKKAEVMQAERAGFLEGCAKNNVDLKVAGEIFDLMEKFAEYGFNKSHSAAYGLVTIHTAWLKAHYPCEFMAALLSSEKDNTDKVVKHIGEARESGLEVLPPDVNQSDMEFGAVSGKIRFGLGAIKGVGEGAIESILEARKDGPFKSLFDFCERVDSRKVNRKVMEALVKAGAFDFEKRSRRQIFDTIEKAMNRGSASQKDKAAGQSSLFGMLAGPSSDGGGGGLKDDYVEVEDWSEKERLSLEKEAIGFYVSGHPLHQYDKELKRYARPITAVQRARKDDKLTVAGIVTVLRERPTKTGKRMAWVTIEDLSGSIELVCFPGKDGTRNVMGRDGKWAKQGPKPGFENWEHLLKSDDPILVSGTVQISQRDEDTPTPELIVDDIQSLKAVREKRTKRLELRVPADLLTEERVAKLHELAKKYAGATPVAVSVLFKGEGEALIGNTSIKVQVNDDLLLAVDRLFGMRVVEFG; encoded by the coding sequence ATGTCCTTTACCCACCTCCACCTGCACACCCTCTACTCGCTCCTCGATGGGGCGATCCGGATGAAGGACCTCATCAAGACGGTGAAGGAGAAGGGGATGAGCAGCGTTGCCGTGACGGACCACGGCAACATGTTTGGCGCCATCGACTTCTACAAGAAGGCGAAGGACGCCGGCATCAAGCCGATTCTGGGCATGGAGGCCTACGTCGCCGGACCCAAGGGGCGTGAGGACCGGTCCGAGAAGGTCTCCCACCACCTCATCCTGGTGGCGAAGAACGAGGAGGGTTACGCCAACCTGCGCTACCTCTCCTCCACCGCATACATGCACGGGTTCTACTACCACCCGCGCATCGACAAGAAGGTGCTCGCCGAGCACAGCAAGGGCCTGTTCGCGCTCACCGCGTGCCTGGGTGGTGAAGTCACCAGCGCGTGCTTCCGCGGCGACATGGACCACGCCCGCCGCGCCGCGCAGGAGTACAAGGACATCTTCGACCCGGGGCACTTCTTCCTGGAGGTGCAGTCCAACGGGATGCCGGAGCAGGACAAGGCGAACGAGAACCTCAAGCAGCTCTCGCGCGACCTGGACATCCCGCTGTGCGCCACCGCGGACGCGCACTACATCAAGCGCGAGGACGCGCGTGCCCACGAACTGCTCATGTGCATCGCCAGCGGCAAGACGCTGGCGGACGGCAAGCGCATGAAGCACTCCACGGACAAGCTCTACGTCACCAGCCCCACGGAGATGCTGGAGTTCTTCAAGGACACGCCCGAGGCGGTCCACAACACCCAGCGCATCGCCGAGCAGTGCAACCTGGAGCTCAAGCTGGGCAAGCCGATGTTGCCCACCTTCAAGGTGCCCGACAGCCACACGCCGGACAGCTTCATGGCGGAGCTGGCGTACGAGGGCCTGCGCGAGCGCTTCAAGGAGCTGGCGGCCACCGTCACGTACCCCATCGACCGCGAGCAGTACCAGGCGCGGCTGGCGCTGGAGATTGGCGTCATCCAGAAGATGGGGTTCAGCGGCTACTTCCTCATCGTCCAGGACTTCATCAACTGGGCGAAGAAGATGAACATCCCGGTGGGCCCGGGCCGTGGCTCCGGCGCCGGCAGCCTGGTGGCCTACGCGCTGCGCATCACCGACGTGGACCCCATCCCGTACAACCTCCTGTTCGAGCGCTTCCTGAACCCGGAACGCGTGTCGATGCCCGACTTCGATATCGACTTCTGCCAGGACCGCCGGGACGAGGTCATCCAGTACGTCGGCCGGAAGTACGGCGAGATGAACGTGGGGCAGATCATCACCTTCGGCTCGCTCAAGGCGAAGAGCGTGCTGCGCGACGTGTGCCGCGTGTTCGCGCTGCCGTTCAGCGAAGGCGACCGCATCGCGAAGCTGGTTCCCGAGGTGCTCAACATCACCTTGAGGGAGGCCATCGAGATGGAGCCTCGCCTCAAGGAGATGATGGAGACGCCCTCCAACATCGGCGAGGTGGAGGGCAAGCCCGTCACGACCAGGGACGTGCTCGAAATCGCGCTCGCGCTGGAGGGCCTGCACCGCCAGCCCGGCATGCACGCCGCAGGCGTGGTGATTGCCGACAAGCCGCTGTGGGAGTTCGTGCCCGTCTACCAGCCGCCGGGTGAAAAGACGCTCATCACCCAGTTCGCCAAGGACGAGGTGGAAGCGGCCGGCCTGGTGAAGTTCGACTTCCTCGGTCTGAAGACGCTCACGGTGATTCAGCACGCGCTGGACCTGGTGAAGCGCAACCACGGCAAGGACATCCCGCGGCACGAGATTCCGCTCAACGACGAGAAGACCTGGGAGTTGATGGCCAAGGGCGACACGGCCGGCATCTTCCAGATGGAGTCCAGCGGCTTCACGGAAATGGTCGTGAAGCTCAAGCCGAACTGCTTCGAAGACGTCATCGCCGCCGGCGCGCTCTACCGCCCGGGTCCGCTGGACTCCGGCATGGTGGACGTCTTCATCAACCGCAAGCACGGCCGGGAGAAGGTGTCGTACCCGCACCCCGCGCTGGAGCCGGTGCTCAAGGACACCTACGGCGTCATCGTGTACCAGGAGCAGGTGATGCAGATTTCGCAGGTCCTGGGTGGCTACACCCTGGGCCGCGCGGACCTGCTTCGCCGCGCCATGGGCAAGAAGAAGGCCGAGGTCATGCAGGCCGAGCGGGCCGGCTTCCTCGAGGGCTGCGCGAAGAACAACGTCGACCTCAAGGTCGCCGGTGAAATCTTCGACCTGATGGAGAAGTTCGCCGAGTACGGCTTCAACAAGAGCCACTCGGCGGCCTACGGCCTGGTCACCATCCACACGGCCTGGCTGAAGGCGCACTACCCCTGCGAGTTCATGGCGGCCCTTCTCTCCAGCGAGAAGGACAACACGGACAAGGTGGTGAAGCACATCGGCGAGGCGCGCGAGTCGGGCCTCGAGGTGCTGCCGCCGGATGTGAATCAGTCCGACATGGAATTCGGCGCGGTGAGCGGGAAGATTCGCTTCGGCCTGGGCGCCATCAAGGGCGTGGGCGAGGGCGCCATCGAGTCCATCCTGGAGGCGCGCAAGGACGGCCCCTTCAAGAGCCTGTTCGACTTCTGCGAGCGCGTGGACAGCCGCAAGGTGAACCGGAAGGTGATGGAAGCGCTGGTGAAGGCGGGGGCCTTCGACTTCGAGAAGCGCTCACGCCGGCAGATTTTCGACACCATCGAGAAGGCGATGAACCGCGGCTCGGCCAGCCAGAAGGACAAGGCGGCCGGCCAGAGCTCGCTGTTCGGCATGCTGGCGGGTCCGTCCTCGGACGGTGGTGGCGGCGGGTTGAAGGACGACTACGTCGAGGTGGAGGACTGGTCGGAGAAGGAGCGGCTGTCGCTGGAGAAGGAGGCCATTGGCTTCTACGTGTCCGGCCATCCGCTGCACCAGTACGACAAGGAGCTGAAGCGCTACGCGCGGCCGATTACGGCGGTGCAGCGCGCGCGCAAGGACGACAAGCTCACGGTGGCGGGCATCGTCACGGTGCTGCGCGAGCGGCCCACGAAGACGGGCAAGCGCATGGCGTGGGTGACGATTGAGGACTTGTCCGGCTCCATCGAGCTGGTGTGCTTCCCGGGCAAGGACGGCACGCGCAACGTGATGGGCCGGGACGGCAAGTGGGCGAAGCAGGGCCCCAAGCCGGGCTTCGAGAACTGGGAGCACCTGCTCAAGTCGGACGACCCCATCCTGGTGTCGGGCACGGTGCAGATCAGCCAGCGTGACGAGGACACGCCGACGCCGGAGCTCATCGTCGACGACATCCAGAGCCTCAAGGCGGTGCGTGAGAAGCGCACCAAGCGGCTGGAGCTGCGCGTGCCGGCGGACCTGCTCACGGAGGAGCGGGTGGCGAAGCTGCACGAGTTGGCGAAGAAGTACGCCGGCGCCACGCCCGTGGCGGTGAGCGTGCTCTTCAAGGGCGAGGGCGAGGCGCTCATCGGCAACACGTCCATCAAGGTGCAGGTGAATGACGACCTGCTGCTCGCGGTGGACCGCCTGTTCGGCATGCGGGTGGTGGAGTTCGGCTGA
- a CDS encoding Spy/CpxP family protein refolding chaperone, with product MMKRFAVVGSAMLAVALLSGFALRGGPRWGKDPERVKQLVTWKLDDKLDTLDATESQRQSIHAVKDRLFSDGVQLMQEHRAVREEAFQQLASDTPDQQKLHALVDARIEAMRAFAHQATDAALEVHGTLTPQQRQALAEQFREHVGP from the coding sequence ATGATGAAGAGGTTCGCCGTCGTCGGTTCCGCGATGCTCGCCGTCGCGCTGCTCAGCGGCTTCGCGCTGCGGGGAGGCCCCCGCTGGGGCAAGGACCCGGAGCGCGTGAAGCAACTCGTGACGTGGAAGCTCGACGACAAGCTGGACACGCTGGACGCCACGGAGTCCCAGCGCCAGTCCATCCACGCCGTGAAGGACCGACTCTTCTCCGACGGGGTGCAGCTGATGCAGGAGCACCGCGCGGTGCGCGAGGAGGCCTTCCAACAGCTCGCGTCGGACACGCCAGACCAGCAGAAGCTCCACGCCCTGGTGGACGCGCGCATCGAGGCCATGCGCGCCTTCGCTCACCAGGCGACAGACGCCGCCCTGGAGGTCCACGGCACGCTGACGCCGCAGCAGCGCCAGGCGCTGGCCGAACAGTTCCGCGAGCACGTAGGCCCGTAG
- a CDS encoding M14 family metallopeptidase: MNYTDYAKRIRAHAQVADVSEYGRVTEGDQDYPLFRLVVPGERWLVITSGFHGEEPAGPLTLAEHFPAVAAYAVERGVGLRVYPCINPSGFEAGTRYNRSGEKPNNDFLRYEVAPGEWVGELNVARPILRWALYDGGPKETRAIRSELARYAAPAAALDIHQDDYLGGASTYAYTFGDKAAYRPLVEASAKHVAVVRSQKVDDHSFADADGLIEYHDGSVTDWYARQGVPYTAALETTTPTPRDVCDAVNLIWIRGFIDLVARGG, encoded by the coding sequence GTGAATTACACCGACTACGCAAAGCGGATCCGCGCCCACGCCCAGGTCGCGGACGTCTCCGAATACGGCCGCGTGACGGAGGGGGACCAGGACTACCCCCTCTTCCGGCTCGTCGTCCCGGGGGAGCGTTGGCTGGTCATCACCTCCGGCTTCCACGGGGAGGAACCCGCCGGTCCCCTCACCCTGGCCGAGCATTTCCCGGCGGTGGCGGCGTACGCGGTGGAGCGCGGCGTGGGGCTGCGCGTCTACCCCTGCATCAACCCGTCCGGCTTCGAGGCGGGGACCCGGTACAACCGCAGCGGCGAGAAGCCCAACAACGACTTCCTCCGCTACGAAGTCGCCCCCGGGGAGTGGGTGGGCGAATTGAACGTCGCGCGCCCCATCCTCCGCTGGGCGCTGTATGACGGAGGCCCCAAGGAGACGCGCGCGATACGCAGCGAGCTGGCGCGCTATGCCGCTCCGGCCGCCGCGCTCGACATCCACCAGGACGACTACCTGGGCGGGGCGTCGACGTATGCGTACACCTTCGGAGACAAGGCCGCCTACCGCCCGCTGGTGGAAGCCAGCGCGAAGCACGTCGCGGTGGTGCGCAGCCAGAAGGTGGACGACCACAGCTTCGCCGACGCGGACGGCCTCATCGAGTACCACGACGGCAGCGTCACCGACTGGTACGCGCGCCAGGGCGTGCCCTACACGGCCGCGCTGGAGACGACGACGCCGACGCCGCGTGACGTCTGTGACGCGGTGAATCTCATCTGGATTCGCGGCTTCATCGACCTGGTGGCGCGCGGCGGCTGA